A genomic window from Vagococcus sp. CY52-2 includes:
- a CDS encoding CTP synthase — translation MTKYIFVTGGVVSSIGKGIVAASLGRLLKNRGLNVTIQKFDPYINIDPGTMSPYQHGEVFVTEDGAETDLDLGHYERFIDINLNQHSNVTTGKVYSEVIRKERKGEYLGATVQVIPHITNEIKEKMMAAADTNEADVIITEVGGTVGDIESLPFLEALRQMKADVGKDNVLYIHTTLIPYLRAAGEMKTKPTQHSVKELRSLGIQPDILVVRTEEEVPQEMKQKLAQFCDVPEEAVIESRDVKTLYDIPLNLEAQGLDDIVCDHLGIEAPKADMAEWQEMAKHVLNLKYKTRIALVGKYVELPDAYLSVVEALKHAGYEHDTNIEIEWIQSENVTKENVSDYLSTVDGVLVPGGFGDRGIEGKIEAIRYAREHNIPFLGICLGMQMACVEFARNVLMLEGADSKETAPETPYNIIDLMLDQESVEDMGGTLRLGAYPCELKPDTKTRNLYNGEELISERHRHRYEFNNAFRESFEQAGMVFSGVSPDNRLVEIVEIPANDFFVASQFHPEFKSRPNRSHPLFNGFIRASLNN, via the coding sequence ATGACAAAGTACATTTTTGTAACAGGTGGAGTGGTATCTTCAATTGGAAAAGGGATTGTAGCAGCATCGTTAGGTCGATTATTAAAAAATCGTGGATTGAATGTAACTATTCAAAAATTTGATCCCTATATTAACATTGATCCTGGAACAATGAGTCCTTACCAACATGGTGAGGTATTCGTCACTGAAGATGGGGCAGAAACAGATTTAGATTTAGGTCATTATGAGCGATTTATAGATATTAATTTAAATCAACACTCAAATGTGACCACAGGAAAAGTTTATTCTGAGGTAATCAGAAAAGAAAGAAAAGGAGAATATCTTGGTGCGACAGTCCAAGTAATCCCACATATTACCAATGAAATCAAAGAAAAAATGATGGCAGCAGCTGATACAAATGAAGCAGATGTGATTATCACTGAAGTCGGTGGAACAGTTGGCGATATTGAGTCTTTACCATTTTTAGAAGCACTAAGACAGATGAAAGCAGATGTTGGTAAAGATAATGTATTATATATCCACACAACATTGATTCCTTATTTAAGAGCAGCAGGGGAAATGAAAACCAAACCGACACAACATAGTGTGAAAGAATTACGTAGTCTTGGGATTCAACCAGATATTTTAGTTGTTAGAACAGAAGAAGAAGTGCCACAAGAAATGAAACAAAAGTTAGCACAATTTTGCGATGTGCCTGAAGAAGCAGTTATTGAATCAAGAGATGTGAAAACATTGTACGATATTCCATTAAATTTAGAAGCACAAGGATTGGATGATATTGTGTGTGATCATTTAGGGATTGAAGCGCCTAAAGCAGATATGGCAGAGTGGCAAGAAATGGCAAAACACGTGCTAAACTTAAAATACAAAACACGTATTGCATTAGTTGGGAAATATGTTGAGTTACCTGATGCTTATTTATCAGTTGTGGAAGCATTAAAACATGCTGGATATGAACATGATACAAACATCGAAATTGAGTGGATTCAATCAGAAAATGTCACAAAAGAAAATGTCTCTGATTATTTATCAACAGTAGACGGTGTTCTTGTGCCAGGTGGATTTGGCGACCGAGGAATTGAAGGGAAAATCGAAGCGATCCGCTACGCCAGAGAACATAATATTCCCTTCTTAGGTATTTGTTTGGGTATGCAAATGGCCTGTGTTGAATTTGCAAGAAACGTCTTGATGCTTGAAGGAGCAGATTCAAAAGAAACTGCACCAGAAACGCCTTATAACATCATTGATTTAATGTTAGATCAAGAAAGTGTAGAAGATATGGGAGGAACGTTACGTCTAGGAGCTTATCCATGTGAGTTGAAACCAGACACTAAAACACGTAACTTATATAATGGTGAAGAGTTAATCAGTGAACGTCATCGCCACCGTTATGAATTTAATAACGCATTTCGTGAGTCATTTGAACAAGCGGGAATGGTCTTTTCAGGTGTTTCACCAGACAATCGTTTAGTTGAAATAGTTGAAATTCCAGCAAATGATTTCTTTGTTGCAAGTCAATTTCATCCCGAATTCAAATCACGTCCAAATAGAAGTCATCCGTTATTTAATGGATTTATTAGAGCTAGCTTAAATAACTAG
- a CDS encoding SulP family inorganic anion transporter — MLLSIKKNEWVGNPRENIFAGLVSSVAILPEVIGFAIIAGVHPMSALFASAITLLVITLTGGRPAMVSAAAGSMALVIAGLVQSHGLNYMIAATILTGIFQFILGYLNIHKIMKHIPKSVMIGFVNGLAISIFLAQVQQLPEQNVIGYVMVIVSILAIYLLPKVIKVVPPALIIITVMTILSFVFKGSFFTVGDLGDMSSLDVSFGLPLVPMSLETLWIILPTAISLTFIGLMETLLTVPIVDEMTNSTSDSKREVKAQGLANFITGLFGGQAGCAMIGQAVINVKSGGRTRLSTFVSGTTLLLFIFVLNSLMMVIPTAALIGIMITVAGDTFDWKSLQLVKSWEMIESTAMLVTVVVIVYTGNLAIGILCGVVLNGLLILLTKLNKK, encoded by the coding sequence GTGTTACTTAGTATAAAAAAGAATGAGTGGGTAGGGAACCCACGTGAAAATATTTTTGCTGGATTAGTGTCATCGGTCGCAATTTTACCTGAAGTAATAGGGTTTGCCATTATCGCAGGAGTTCATCCAATGTCGGCATTATTTGCTTCAGCTATTACCTTATTAGTCATTACGTTAACTGGTGGTAGACCTGCTATGGTATCTGCTGCAGCCGGATCGATGGCTTTAGTAATTGCAGGATTAGTACAGTCGCATGGGCTAAACTATATGATTGCTGCTACCATATTAACAGGTATATTTCAATTTATTTTAGGTTATTTGAATATTCATAAAATCATGAAACACATACCTAAAAGTGTCATGATAGGTTTTGTTAATGGATTAGCGATTTCAATTTTTTTAGCACAAGTTCAACAATTACCTGAACAAAATGTGATTGGCTATGTCATGGTTATTGTTAGTATATTAGCCATATATTTACTACCCAAAGTGATTAAAGTTGTGCCACCAGCACTTATTATTATTACGGTCATGACTATCTTATCATTTGTTTTTAAAGGTAGTTTCTTTACTGTTGGTGATTTAGGAGATATGTCCTCACTTGATGTATCATTTGGCTTACCACTTGTACCAATGAGTTTAGAAACACTGTGGATAATCTTACCAACAGCCATTTCATTAACGTTTATCGGACTAATGGAAACACTATTAACAGTTCCTATAGTAGATGAGATGACAAACTCAACTAGTGATAGTAAACGTGAAGTGAAAGCACAAGGACTGGCTAATTTTATTACGGGATTATTTGGTGGCCAAGCTGGATGTGCGATGATAGGGCAAGCTGTCATAAATGTTAAATCAGGTGGACGGACACGTTTGTCAACATTTGTATCAGGTACGACGTTATTACTGTTCATTTTTGTTTTAAACTCACTCATGATGGTGATTCCAACGGCAGCTTTGATTGGAATTATGATAACAGTTGCAGGGGATACATTTGATTGGAAAAGTTTACAGTTAGTAAAATCATGGGAAATGATTGAAAGTACTGCGATGTTAGTCACTGTCGTTGTTATTGTTTACACAGGAAACTTAGCAATTGGGATTTTGTGTGGTGTCGTATTAAATGGATTACTTATATTATTGACAAAATTAAATAAAAAATAG